DNA from Mucilaginibacter mallensis:
TATCAGCGGCTGCAGCATTGGCAGGCGTGGTGGTTTTTGCAGCTGCAGGTGCTGCGGTCGCAGCTGCAGTTGTTGTTCCTTTACCCTGTGAGCTGCTTTGGCTACAATTTGAAAAAAGGATTAATGGTATTGCCAGCAGCGTTGTAGAGAAAAGGATGTTTTTCAATTTCATAAATATTTGGTAAATGTTATAAGCAGCTTATTATTATGCAATTATATATTATTTATTTGTGAATTTAATTAATGATATATAAATATATACTGCCGTGTAAATATAGATTTTTAACCAGCCAATTACAGTTTATTTTTATAAAACTTTCCAAACACGCCTAAAGGCAGTTTAGGGCCGGCAGTAGCCTGCAGGTAAAGTTCGCCTATTTCAAGGTTTGTTACCGGTGGATATGCACTCTTTATCAGGTTTTCAATAATTACTGATGAGAAGCCGAGTGAGTAGGTATTCAGGATCAGGAAATGCTCTTCAGGATCAAGCAGCTCAACCACATCACTCATCATTTCATTGATATGGTCTTCCAGTTTCCATTTTTCACCGTTCGGGCCATGGCCGTATGCGGGGGGATCTAATATAATACCGTTATATTTTTTGCCACGTTTAAGTTCACGTTTTACAAACTTAAGTGCGTCCTCAACCACCCAGCGTATATTTTTTATGCCCGATAGTTCTTGGTTCTCATTAGCCCAGGTAACCACCTGCTTAATAGAGTCAACATGTGTAGTATCAGCCCCGGCAGCAGCGGCTATAAGCGATGCACCACCGGTATAGGCAAACAGGTTAAGCACCTTCGGCTCAGGCGTTTTAAATTTTTTAATATTTTGTGAGATGTAATCCCAGTTAACTGCCTGCTCGGGGAAAATACCCAGGTGTTTAAATGAAGTTAATGCCAAGCGAAATTTTATCGCTACATCGTCATTCTTATATTCGATATGCCAGCGATCAGATATTTTAGGGTTCTTTTTGAGCCACTCGCCAGATGTAGCCGACCGGCCTTTAAATTTGATGTGGTGTAACCGTTGCCATTCGGCCGCGGGCAAAGTTTTGCTCCAAACCGCCTGCGGTTCGGGCCTGATGAGTATAACGTCCCCAAAACGCTCCAGCTTTTCAAAATCGCCGCAATCAATCAGCTCATAATCTTTCCAGTGGGTGGGTGTAAGAAGTTGGATCATTTTTTTGAGTATCAAGTATTTAGTATCAAGTATCAAGATTTTGCTGTCATCTTGAGCCATATTGTATGTGTAATCAGTATCAGGTATCAAAGTAATCTTGATACCTGATACTTGCTACTTGCTACTACATTATATTTTAACGCTTTTCTGCAAGCCATTTAGCATTTTTTGAGCTTGAACTATCATTTCACAAATCGCATCTGCTTTTTCAGCAGTCAAGTAATTAAATTCCTTAGCGATAATTAGCTGCGTTTCAAGCTCAAAAGAAGAACCGAGTGCAATATTAAGAAATTGATATAATTCTTTGTTAGATTTTCTTCCACAGCCCTCTGCAATATTAGATGGGATTGATACCGCGCATCGGTTCATTTGAGATATCAACCCAAATCTTTCCTCACCCGGAAACTGCTTCGTTAACTCAAATATTACTTTACAAATCTCAATCCCAGCTTGCCAAGCTTTTAGCTCTTTAAAATTATGCATTTCCTAATCTTGATACCTGATACTAGCTACTTGATACTAACTCACAGCTTCGCTTTTGCTGCCCGCATGAATTTACTGGCGAATACAAAGTCGTTTAGTTCTTTATTATCAGTATGCGCAATTTCATGATTCGAGCCTTCCCACCATTTTTTGCCCTGGTGCAGGAATATGATGTGATCGCCAATGCCCATTACCGAGTTCATATCGTGGGTTACAATAACTGTGGTGATTTGATACTCTTCTGTTAATTCATTGATCAGTTCATCTATCAGGATAGAAGTTTTTGGGTCGAGGCCCGAGTTTGGCTCATCAACAAACAAATATTTTGGCTGCATGGATATGGCCCGTGCTATGCCCACACGCTTTTTCATCCCCCCGGATAATTCCGACGGGAATAGCTTATTTGTACCTTTCAGGTTAACGCGCTCCAGGCAAAAATTAGCCCTTTCCAGCTTTTCTTCCTTGGTTTTATTGGTAAATAAATTCAGCGGAAACATAATGTTTTCCTCAACCGTCATGGAATCAAACAATGCCGAATTCTGAAAAAGCATGCCTATTTGTGTACGGATAGGTACCCGCTGTTCGAAATCCATCTCGGTAAAATTCTCGCTGTCAAAAAAAACCTGCCCCTTGGTAGGCTCGTGCAGGCCTACTATACATTTCAACAAAGTAGTTTTTCCGGAACCTGATCCACCGATAATAAGGTTATTCTTACCGGGTTTAAACAGCGCGCTTATGCCCTTTAATACCTCGTTATCGCCAAAACTTTTATATATATCTTTGATCTCGATCATAGCATTATACTGGTTATTACTAAGTCGGCAAATAAGATCATAACACAACTGTATACCACACCTTTGGTAGCCGATTGACCAACTTCAAGCGCGCCGCCCTTGGTATAAAAACCCTGGTAGGCACAAATTGATGCAATGATAAACCCAAAAACAGTAGCCTTAACCAGTGCAACACGTACTGTTAACCCGTTAAAACCATCAAGCACACCAACCAGATAATCAGATGGAGATACATCGCCTGATACGATACAAGCTAAATAACCACCGCCGATACCTAAAGTTATTGATACAATAACCAGTAGCGGCACCATGGTTACGCCTGCAATAATTTTAGGCGATATTAAATATCCGGGAGCATTTACTCCCATAATTTCAAGCGCGTCAATTTGTTCACTCACACGCATAGTACCTATTTGCGATGCTATGCTTGAACCCACACGCCCTGCTAATACCAGTGATGATATGGTTGGACTAAACTCCAATATGGTCGTGTCGCGGGCAATACTGCCTGCAATACTGCGGGGCACAAGCGGACTTGATAACTGGAAAGCTATTTGTATGGTAGTTGCCGCGCCAATAAATATGGAGATGATGGAAATAATGCCCAATGAGCCGATACCTGTTGAAACCATTTCGCGCATTACCTCGGCCCAGTAAACACTGAACTTTTCCGGTCGTCTGAAACTTAAGCGCAGTAAGAGTATGTATTTTCCTAAGCTGTGAAACATTATGATTTCAAAAGTTTGGCTAAAAATACATCTTTTAACAATAAGCTTTAGCTATTGTTGCAAATCGGTAACATTTAAAACTAAGCGAAATGTAAAATTAGAGCTTGTATTTATCTTTAAATCACAAAATTCTAACCGAATAACCACCTGCACCCATGATATTCTGCTTTTTTACCGCCCTTTTCTGCTTTTTTACCGCCCTTTTCTGCCTGTTTACCGAAAATTTGCCCTGCTTTGCCAAATGGAATAAACGGTCCTTTAAAAATAAATTTAGATTTGTTGTATAAGTATTTCGGTTTTCCGCTATACTTAGCCAACTAAAACAAATATTAAATGAAAAACGCACTCATTACCGCATCAACCAAAGGCATGGGCAGGGCAATAGCCATTGCTTTTGCACATGAAGGAGTAAACCTGGCTATTTGCGCCCGTAATGAAAACGACCTGGCCGCTTTTAAAGCCGAGCTGTTAGCCGTTAACCCCGGCATTAAAGTATTTACAGCAGCTACCGATGTTAGCGTTAAAGCACAGGTATTGCAATTTGCCCAATCTGCCGAGGAACAATTAGGCGCTATAAGCATTATAGTAAACAATGCCGGCATTTATGAGCCCACCAGCATATTGGACGATACCGACGATGCCTTTGAAAAAAGCATCAACACCAACGTGGGCGCTGCATACCATTTGTACCGCTATTTTGGCAAAAAAATGATAGCTGCAAAAGAAGGTCATTTGTTTAATATATGCTCAGTAGCCGCTTTAAATCCCATTGCGGCAGCAGGCACTTATAGTGTAACAAAATTTGCGCTACTGGGTCTAACTAAGGTAATGAGACTTGAGATGCAGGAATATGGCGTAAAGGTAACGGCCATTATCCCCGGATCAACATTAACCTCCTCCTGGGATGGAGTGAAAGTTGAAAAAGATTCGATGGTGTTGCCGGAAGACATAGCATCGGCCATTATAAATATATATCATATAAGCCCGGGCGCTAATGTTGATGAGATCATCATCAAACCGGCGGGCGGGCAGATTTAACTATTAACTAACTAAAACAATGGAAAAGAAACTATACCGCGATGAGCAGCACAAAATGATAAGCGGTGTGTGTGCGGGCCTCGCTGAATATTTTGATATGGACGTAACCGTA
Protein-coding regions in this window:
- a CDS encoding class I SAM-dependent methyltransferase, whose amino-acid sequence is MIQLLTPTHWKDYELIDCGDFEKLERFGDVILIRPEPQAVWSKTLPAAEWQRLHHIKFKGRSATSGEWLKKNPKISDRWHIEYKNDDVAIKFRLALTSFKHLGIFPEQAVNWDYISQNIKKFKTPEPKVLNLFAYTGGASLIAAAAGADTTHVDSIKQVVTWANENQELSGIKNIRWVVEDALKFVKRELKRGKKYNGIILDPPAYGHGPNGEKWKLEDHINEMMSDVVELLDPEEHFLILNTYSLGFSSVIIENLIKSAYPPVTNLEIGELYLQATAGPKLPLGVFGKFYKNKL
- a CDS encoding four helix bundle protein — protein: MHNFKELKAWQAGIEICKVIFELTKQFPGEERFGLISQMNRCAVSIPSNIAEGCGRKSNKELYQFLNIALGSSFELETQLIIAKEFNYLTAEKADAICEMIVQAQKMLNGLQKSVKI
- a CDS encoding ABC transporter ATP-binding protein, whose translation is MIEIKDIYKSFGDNEVLKGISALFKPGKNNLIIGGSGSGKTTLLKCIVGLHEPTKGQVFFDSENFTEMDFEQRVPIRTQIGMLFQNSALFDSMTVEENIMFPLNLFTNKTKEEKLERANFCLERVNLKGTNKLFPSELSGGMKKRVGIARAISMQPKYLFVDEPNSGLDPKTSILIDELINELTEEYQITTVIVTHDMNSVMGIGDHIIFLHQGKKWWEGSNHEIAHTDNKELNDFVFASKFMRAAKAKL
- a CDS encoding MlaE family ABC transporter permease; its protein translation is MMFHSLGKYILLLRLSFRRPEKFSVYWAEVMREMVSTGIGSLGIISIISIFIGAATTIQIAFQLSSPLVPRSIAGSIARDTTILEFSPTISSLVLAGRVGSSIASQIGTMRVSEQIDALEIMGVNAPGYLISPKIIAGVTMVPLLVIVSITLGIGGGYLACIVSGDVSPSDYLVGVLDGFNGLTVRVALVKATVFGFIIASICAYQGFYTKGGALEVGQSATKGVVYSCVMILFADLVITSIML
- a CDS encoding SDR family oxidoreductase, whose translation is MKNALITASTKGMGRAIAIAFAHEGVNLAICARNENDLAAFKAELLAVNPGIKVFTAATDVSVKAQVLQFAQSAEEQLGAISIIVNNAGIYEPTSILDDTDDAFEKSINTNVGAAYHLYRYFGKKMIAAKEGHLFNICSVAALNPIAAAGTYSVTKFALLGLTKVMRLEMQEYGVKVTAIIPGSTLTSSWDGVKVEKDSMVLPEDIASAIINIYHISPGANVDEIIIKPAGGQI